The nucleotide sequence TTCCTCCTTTACTACTAAGCCCCACAACAGCGTTTGTATTTTTTTCCACTACCACAAGGACAAGGTTGATTACGACCTACCTTGTTTACCCGCCGCTGTCCACTTGTTTTCGGTTCTTGATAACGATTTTCCACTAAATTTTCCCTTTCTGTCGGCCTTTCTACAAGAGATACATGGTAAACATACCTAACTACTTCCTCCTGTATTTCGGCAATCATCATTTGAAACATCTCATAAGCTTCATATTGATATTCCACCAAAGGATCCCTTTGTCCATAGGCACGTAGCCCAATCCCCTGTCTTAACTGGTCCATAGCATCTAAATGATCTTGCCATTTCTGGTCAACAACTCGTAATGTCACTAGACGCTCTATTTCCCGCATATTTTCCGTGCCTACTTCTTTTTCACGCTGCTCATAATGGGCCAGGGCTTTTTCCAGAATTAATTCCCTTACTTCGGTTTCATGCATTTTAGCCAGTTCCTCGGCAGATAAACAATCTAATGGTAAAAATAATTGACTGGCTTTTTCCAGCAAATTCACCCAGTCCCATTCTTCCGGATAAATACTCCCACCAGTATAAGCATCAATCGTTCTTTCCACAACCTGAGTAATCATTTCTATAATATTATTTTTAATATCAGCACTCATTAAAACTTCTCGTCTTTGTCGATAAATAACTTCACGCTGCTGATTCATCACATTATCATATTCAAGCACATTTTTCCTTAAATCAAAATGATAGGCTTCAACCCGCCTTTGAGCATTCTCAATCCCACGGGTAATCATTTTATTTTCCACTGGTTGGGAATCATCCATC is from Clostridia bacterium and encodes:
- a CDS encoding preprotein translocase subunit SecA; translation: GGNPAYLAKQDMLEQGYDSALIEAAASYSEVKDEEILKARQVYQKLYAQKLEETQAEYEKVVALGGLHVIGTERHESRRIDNQLRGRAGRQGDPGSSQFYISLEDELMRLFGSENIMGLMDRLGMDDSQPVENKMITRGIENAQRRVEAYHFDLRKNVLEYDNVMNQQREVIYRQRREVLMSADIKNNIIEMITQVVERTIDAYTGGSIYPEEWDWVNLLEKASQLFLPLDCLSAEELAKMHETEVRELILEKALAHYEQREKEVGTENMREIERLVTLRVVDQKWQDHLDAMDQLRQGIGLRAYGQRDPLVEYQYEAYEMFQMMIAEIQEEVVRYVYHVSLVERPTERENLVENRYQEPKTSGQRRVNKVGRNQPCPCGSGKKYKRCCGA